The DNA window TCCTCTTCTAATCTGAAATAACTAAAACCGATCTTAAAAAGTAAAACATCATCGTCCGGCTTCTTCTTTTCGTATTCGAGAAGGATCTTTAATGCAGATTTATAATCCTGATTTTCGATGAATCGATCCGCTTTTTCATGTTCCGGCCTGGAAATTTCTTCAGAAAAAATCTCTCCTGCAGATAAACATAAGGAAAATATAATAAAGAAGACTATTTTAGTAAAACGGATCGGCCATGAAAAGGAATGATATTGTCTCAAGGTTCACCTACCTGCTTCGTATATCTCTTTTTGAAAAATTCCGGACAACTTATAATAATTGGATCCCGGAGTCTCCGAATTCCTTCAATACTTCTCTGGAGATCCTTGCCTTCTGGTTTCTTTTTTCTTTAATATGAGTAAGATAACGAAGAGAGAATAATACGCCTCCCTCCTCAACAGTCATATATACGATCGGTGTAGTCGTTCCGAGTCTTACCAGATAATTTTTAGAAAGTTCTCGAACAGAATAATCTATCTTATGCTGGTCTATAATGGAGCTGTTTTTCAAAATCCCGTTCAATAACTTTTCGGCTGCCTCCCAATCGGCACTATGAGGGATCTTAATCCTGAATTCGTCCCAAACGAATCCCATCTTCTCTTTCACAACATAAACTTTATGAAGAATGATCGTATGATTCGGAAGATGAACCAATCGATTCGTAGATTGTTCTGATTTAGGATCAGGGCTCAACTCCATCAAAGTAAAACGATTGATCCCTATATTGACCACATCTCCTTTAATGCCTTCAATCTCGATCCGGTCCCCTACTTCAAAACCGTTGCTACCGTGTATGAGCAACCAACCCACATAATTCAAAGTAATATCTTTTAAGGAGATTACAATACCAGCACCCGCGAGCCCCATCACTGTAGGAAGATAAGAAAGCCCGGAAAAAATTACGGGCAGAAGGGACACTGCTCCCACAACCACAAACAAGATCC is part of the Leptospira andrefontaineae genome and encodes:
- a CDS encoding mechanosensitive ion channel family protein, translating into MEDILRLINPISLLNSKERTITEEFVLVVYFILTLVVVYKTFVLSFDRISPPADNSARYNRRRVTRILFVVVGAVSLLPVIFSGLSYLPTVMGLAGAGIVISLKDITLNYVGWLLIHGSNGFEVGDRIEIEGIKGDVVNIGINRFTLMELSPDPKSEQSTNRLVHLPNHTIILHKVYVVKEKMGFVWDEFRIKIPHSADWEAAEKLLNGILKNSSIIDQHKIDYSVRELSKNYLVRLGTTTPIVYMTVEEGGVLFSLRYLTHIKEKRNQKARISREVLKEFGDSGIQLL